From Salarias fasciatus chromosome 5, fSalaFa1.1, whole genome shotgun sequence, a single genomic window includes:
- the nol8 gene encoding nucleolar protein 8, whose amino-acid sequence MQRLYVGGLSHTVTEKDLKDRFGKFGQVEDVELRTRRDDEGVPYKTFGYININISEADLKKCLTVLNRSKWKGGTLQIETAKESFLHKLAQERQAAAERHLQPPAADGPRQKLLDSLSKAGVDNFTMKAAVPGTEIPGHKDWVVSKFGRVLPVLQLKCQKGSKARTLKYDPSKYSHNIRRLDRDAPEQVTPVAKLTWEVQGGDDDISKKRRGEFPPFQPSRPKKSRTDVVNIQNALSTARMESAPPTVRHTQAHPLTNGFKPAASQRVAQKRTMHITDSDVDSDEEIRRLAAAQQTSHDALLQEAEEDNLEVVSYDYLTKSRHKGDRDEDDYDSADTDELFSSRNPPPPPQPQGKLTSNQNNTAVKKKAKRKNQAEEEEDAADDLSTKKLCSTLPKGESAKEKQAEKTSVPPVVQRSSSESDDDDDDDDDDDDQDQEDSESGGSDYEAMFSNVTHLEISFEDLKKLGEDAQQSENTADLQPESASSTSSERRPPKKGITPEEILAAILGEDNIEDEREKKKKKKTRGVTSTPLPAFLGSKVLDEESGSGERPKEEEEQHSLFTGKTKTSENAQKVAKKKTPESSKDEEEVKGDVVKSTAGPGVLKTAGRKVLVTEEMSETSASSSSEDEEEEEEEEQQRKVTQTTSTSKPEAQSSSSSCSSPEKDKKEQKRIPAADALRAAPRPALHSESSSSEEEEEEEEGEQRPTRVVLGAKEEAERQREANLRRLAAVQQKQKEAEEHKKLIQGALAKLDTPAAGSGKRIVFNSDDDDDEDEDDDDDDDEGTDKQQTLLGTTASKKTLLEDSQSEDEVPADEAAASGRRTAKEKVRQKPAGPQLFGGSEDEEGSDEEEDGSRFDIRPQFEGPAGQKLMELQSRFGTDERFRMDSRFLEEDEDKEEDSDVKRSQTEEDEALEEERKKSLSILQSVLGSSQQTCSSKTAVKAKKFRDVSALHYDPSKEEHAAFETKTDESKKESKSARKKKREEALKLPEVSKEIYYDVSGDLKAVFGQTKDGVTEGEENLNWDQVEEKEDKEEEEEKEEEEEPAAPSSLLSAEPQKDSSSGFMFSFFGEDAETASGETAEYKVESIQAPKVSWQQDPRFHDSSSDEEEEDGSEEEEEEEEEEDKEQSSTTPKITKEEPLVKTDSFFFHPEDTRLTEGPRLFCRTSDLEEQKEQWEERRTALRQEYRKKHKDARRKITSSLKR is encoded by the exons ATGCAGCGGCTGTACGTTGGTGGGTTGAGCCACACGGTCACTGAGAAGGACCTGAAGGATCGGTTTGGAAAGTTTGGACAAGTGGAGGATGTGGAGCTCCGTACCAGGAGAGATGATGAGG GAGTTCCTTATAAAACCTTCGGCtacatcaacatcaacatttcAGAGGCTGATTTAAAGAAGT GTTTGACGGTGCTGAACAGATCCAAATGGAAAGGAGGAACTCTACAGATAGAGACGGCGAAAGAGAGCTTCCTGCACAA ATTGGCTCAGGAgcggcaggcagcagcagagcggcaCCTCCAGCCTCCCGCAGCCGACGGCCCGAGACAGAAGCTTCTGGACTCCCTGAGCAAAGCTGGAGTGGACAACTTCACCATGAAGGCGGCTGTTCCGGGGACGGAAATACCAGGGCACAAG GACTGGGTGGTTAGTAAATTTGGACGAGTCCTCCCCGTCCTGCAGCTCAAATGTCAGAAAGGCAGCAAAGCCCGGACCCTGAAGTACGACCCGTCCAAATACAGCCACAACATCCGCCGGCTGGACCGTGACGCCCCAGAACAGGTCACACCCGTAGCCAAGCTCACCTGGGAAGTGCAAGGAGGAGACGACGACATCAGCAAGAAACGGCGAGGCGAGTTTCCACCGTTCCAGCCGTCAAGGCCCAAGAAAAGCCGTACAGATGTTGTCAACATACAGAATGCCCTGAGCACAGCCAG AATGGAGTCTGCACCACCGACGGTCAGACACACTCAGGCTCATCCGCTCACCAACggattcaaaccagcagccAGTCAGCGAGTAGCTCAGAAGAGGACGATGCATATTACGGACAGCGATGTCGACTCGGACGAAGAAATCCGCAGActggcagcagctcagcagacgtcccatgatgcactgctgcaggaggcagaggaggataACCTGGAAGTGGTCAGTTATGACTACTTGACCAAATCTAGACACAAAG gtgACAGAGACGAGGATGATTATGACTCCGCCGACACAGACGAGCTGTTTTCATCCAGGaatcctccgcctcctcctcaaCCTCAGGGAAAACTTACCtcaaatcaaaacaacacagccgTGAAGAAAAAGGCAAAGAGGAAAAATcaagctgaagaggaagaagatgcagCCGACGACCTCAGCACTAAAAAACTTTGCTCCACTCTGCCAAAAGGAGAGTCTGCTAAAGAGAAACAAGCGGAGAAAACATCGGTTCCTCCAGTAGTACAGCGCTCCTCCTCTGaatctgatgatgatgatgatgatgatgacgatgatgatgatcaggATCAGGAGGATTCAGAATCAGGAGGATCTGATTATGAAGCCATGTTTTCTAACGTCACCCATCTGGAGATCTCCTTTGAGGACCTAAAGAAACTCGGTGAAGACGCCCAGCAGAGCGAGAACACAGCCGACCTCCAACCAGAAAGCGCCTCCTCCACGTCTTCAGAGCGACGCCCTCCCAAGAAGGGCATCACGCCCGAGGAGATCCTCGCCGCCATCTTGGGTGAGGACAACATTGAGGACGAGcgggagaaaaagaagaagaagaaaacgagAGGCGTCACATCGACGCCTCTGCCTGCTTTCCTGGGGTCCAAAGTGCTGGATGAAGAGTCGGGAAGCGGCGAGAGAcccaaagaagaagaggagcagcatAGCCTGTTCACTGGAAAAACCAAAACGAGTGAAAACGCTCAGAAAGTTGCAAAGAAGAAGACTCCAGAAAGCAGcaaggatgaggaggaggtgaagggagATGTGGTGAAGAGCACGGCAGGGCCTGgagttttaaaaacagctggACGTAAAGTTCTTGTGACTGAAGAGATGTCTGAGACGAGCGCTTCCTCGAGcagtgaagatgaggaggaggaggaggaagaagagcagcagaggaaggtcaCGCAGACCACGTCGACATCGAAACCTGAAGCACAGTCTTCAtcgtcttcctgcagctctcctgAGAAAGACAAGAAGGAACAAAAGAGgattcctgctgctgatgctctgagagctgctcctcGCCCGGCTCTGCACAGTGAGTCCTCTtccagcgaggaggaggaggaggaggaggaaggggagcaGCGTCCCACCCGGGTGGTGCTGGGAGCCAAAGAGGAAGCGGAGCGGCAGAGGGAGGCCAACCTGAGGAGGCTGGCCGCCGttcagcagaagcagaaagagGCTGAAGAGCACAAGAAGCTGATCCAGGGAGCTCTGGCCAAGCTG gacactccagcagcaggatcagGGAAACGCATCGTCTTTAACtctgatgacgatgatgatgaggatgaagatgatgatgatgatgatgatgaaggtacAGATAAACAGCAGACACTCTTGGGGACCACAGCGTCAAAGAAGACCCTGTTGGAGGACAGCCAGTCGGAGGACGAGGTGCctgctgatgaagcagcagccagTGGAAGGAGAACGGCTAAAGAGAAA GTCCGTCAGAAACCTGCAGGGCCTCAGCTGTTTGGtggcagtgaggatgaggagggcaGCGACGAAGAGGAGGATGGCAGCAGGTTCGACATCAGGCCTCAGTTTGAAGGTCCAGCAGGACAGAAG ctgatggagctgcagtCTCGCTTCGGGACAGACGAGCGTTTCCGGATGGACTCCCGCttcctggaggaggacgaggataAAGAGGAGGACTCAG ACGTGAAGAGGAGCCAGACGGAGGAAgacgaggctctggaggaggagaggaagaagagcctGTCCATTCTGCAGAGCGTCCTCGGCAGCAGCCaacaaacctgcagcagcaagacGGCTGTCAAAGCCAAAAAATTCAG ggatGTGTCTGCGCTGCATTACGACCCCAGTAAAGAGGAACACGCCGCGTTTGAGACTAAAACGGATGAATCCAAGAAGGAGAG CAAATcagccaggaagaagaagagggaagagGCCCTGAAGCTTCCTGAAGTTTCTAAAGAGATTTATTACGACGTTTCCGGCGATCTGAAAGCCGTGTTCGGCCAGACGAAGGACGGCGTCACTGAGGGAGAGGAGAACCTGAACTGGGAtcaggtggaggagaaagaagacaaagaggaagaggaggaaaaggaggaggaggaagagccggCCGCACCATCgtctctgctctcagctgaacCCCAGAAGGACAGCTCCTCTGGATTTATGTTCTCCTTCTTTGGAGAAGACGCAGAAACAGCTAGTGGAGAAACAG CTGAGTACAAGGTGGAGAGCATCCAGGCTCCAAAGGTGTCATGGCAACAAGACCCACGTTTCCATGACAGCAGttcagacgaggaggaggaggatgggagtgaggaggaggaggaggaggaggaggaggaagacaaggAGCAAAGCAGCACAACTCCTAAAATTACAAA GGAGGAGCCGCTCGTAAAGACAGATTCGTTCTTCTTCCACCCTGAGGACACCAGACTGACTG AGGGTCCTCGGTTGTTCTGCCGCACGTCggacctggaggagcagaaggagcagTGGGAGGAGCGGAGGACCGCGCTCAGACAG GAATATCGGAAGAAGCACAAGGATGCTCGAAGGAAAATAACTTCCTCCCTGAAAAGATGA
- the gpr37l1a gene encoding G-protein coupled receptor 37-like 1, whose product MSPLWCLLLLFLRSAEPRHVHAARSSESALQVQPPGDAGSHFSPERDSLDRVESSGKRIARGAKDGGPRKRDPANSLGRPRKYEDPSGYFTTPRSARLTPAAPPGHNSSSGRATGLLSPLFPVTDGSYWAYAVMLLALVLFAAGIVGNLALMCIVWHNFYLKSAWNSILAGLAFWDFLVLFFCLPVVVFHELTMKRLLGDLSCRLVPYLEVTSLGIATFSLCALSIDRFHAATGPGPHQTPKVEPCHSILSKLSVIWVGSMVLAAPELLLWQLLQETVSLPALPTDLQQSQAAGSLMAAFRTRADAFKVDICVREPSAALPEGVYSLVLTYHEARMWWVFGCYLCLPLLFTLACDLVTRQVSAQRLPQKPGADKATGRCSSSSSSSSSSTKKKPHAREQRLRTTVMALTTLYVACNLPESVTNIVLAYVSAPASAALPALALPALGLTGQFLLFARCSATPALLLCLCRSLGQAFMDCCCCCCEECLPDGSSSSSSASTAATSTLSSPTSLSPCSLSPAGKDETVTGVLPPEPAACGGLKDSSAAIGTPC is encoded by the exons ATGAGCCCGCTTTGGTGtctcctgctcctgttcctgcGCTCCGCGGAGCCCCGCCACGTCCACGCCGCTCGGAGCTCCGAGTCCGCGCTGCAGGTGCAGCCTCCGGGGGATGCGGGGTCACACTTCTCCCCGGAGAGGGACTCTCTGGACCGGGTGGAGAGCTCCGGGAAGCGGATCGCCCGAGGGGCCAAAGACGGGGGTCCCAGGAAGAGAGACCCCGCCAACAGTTTAGGACGCCCGCGGAAATACGAGGACCCGAGCGGCTACTTCACCACCCCGCGGTCCGCCCGCCTCACCCCGGCGGCCCCGCCGGGCCACAACTCGTCGTCCGGCCGCGCGACGGGGCTCCTCAGCCCGCTGTTCCCGGTCACCGACGGCTCCTACTGGGCGTACGCGGTCATGCTGCTCGCGCTGGTGCTGTTCGCGGCGGGCATCGTGGGGAACCTCGCGCTCATGTGCATCGTGTGGCACAACTTCTACCTGAAGAGCGCGTGGAACAGCATCCTGGCGGGACTCGCCTTCTGGGACTTCCTCGTGCTCTTCTTCTGCCTGCCCGTGGTCGTCTTCCACGAGCTCACCATGAAGCGGTTGCTAGGAGACCTGTCCTGCCGGCTCGTGCCCTACCTGGAG GTGACCTCTCTGGGCATCGCCACCTTCAGCCTCTGTGCTCTGAGTATCGATCGCTTCCACGCCGCCACCGGCCCCGGGCCCCATCAGACTCCCAAGGTGGAGCCGTGCCACTCCATCCTGTCCAAGCTGTCGGTCATCTGGGTGGGCTCCATGGTGCTGGCCGCccccgagctgctgctgtggcagctcctccaggagacCGTCAGCCTGCCCGCCCTCCCCACCgacctgcagcagagccaggccgcCGGCTCGCTCATGGCGGCCTTCAGAACGCGGGCCGACGCCTTCAAGGTGGACATCTGCGTGCGCGAGCCGTCCGCGGCGCTGCCGGAGGGCGTCTACTCGCTGGTGCTGACCTACCACGAGGCCCGCATGTGGTGGGTGTTCGGGTGCTACCTGTGCCTGCCGCTGCTCTTCACCCTGGCCTGCGACCTGGTCACCAGGCAGGTGTCGGCCCAGCGCCTCCCGCAGAAGCCCGGCGCCGACAAGGCGACGGGAAGAtgctcgtcttcctcctcctcgtcttcctcgtcCACCAAGAAGAAGCCGCACGCGCGGGAGCAGAGGCTGCGCACCACGGTGATGGCCCTCACCACCCTGTACGTCGCCTGCAACCTGCCGGAGAGCGTCACCAACATCGTCCTGGCGTACGTCTCCGCCCCGGCGTCGGCCGCGCTGCCCGCCCTGGCCCTGCCGGCGCTCGGCCTGACCGGACAGTTCCTGCTGTTCGCGCGCTGCTCGGCGACgccggcgctgctgctgtgccTGTGCCGCTCGCTGGGACAGGCCTTCATggattgctgctgctgctgctgcgaggaGTGCCTCCCTGACGgcagctcctcgtcctcctccgcctccaccgccgccacctccaccctgtcctcGCCCACGTCGCTCTCGCCCTGCTCCCTGTCCCCCGCCGGCAAAGACGAGACGGTGACGGGCGTGCTGCCTCCGGAGCCGGCGGCTTGTGGTGGCTTGAAGGACTCGTCGGCAGCTATCGGGACCCCCTGCTGA